Proteins found in one Methylobacterium sp. CB376 genomic segment:
- a CDS encoding DMT family transporter: protein MRESWRPKSGVSGGRDGAFRAYALLTLTALIWAGNAVASKWAVGEVSPLALTSLRWLVACAVLAPFAARRVAREWRLLRPAWLRILLMGGCGFTVFNALFYAAGAATTVTNMALFQGAMPVVVLACSFLAYRTPVTRIQVLGVLVTSLGVVVAATHGDLAVLRTFAFNRGDLLLLLACLLYGGYTVALRARPAVSGATFFAALALAALLTSLPLLLAEWVAGRLIWPSAAGWAIIAFVGLGPSLISQLFFMRGVELIGPNRAGIFVNLVPVFGAALAVTVAGEPFRLDNAVALALVLGGIVIAERLGRGRGA from the coding sequence ATGCGTGAATCCTGGCGCCCGAAATCCGGGGTTTCCGGCGGAAGAGACGGCGCCTTTCGGGCCTACGCGCTCCTCACGCTCACCGCCCTGATCTGGGCCGGCAACGCCGTGGCGAGCAAGTGGGCGGTGGGCGAGGTCTCGCCGCTCGCGCTGACCAGCCTGCGCTGGCTCGTCGCCTGCGCGGTCCTGGCGCCCTTCGCGGCCCGGCGGGTCGCCCGCGAGTGGCGCCTGCTGCGCCCGGCCTGGCTGCGCATCCTGCTGATGGGCGGCTGCGGCTTCACGGTCTTCAACGCCCTGTTCTACGCGGCGGGCGCCGCCACCACGGTCACCAACATGGCCCTGTTCCAGGGCGCGATGCCGGTCGTGGTGCTGGCCTGCAGCTTCCTCGCCTACCGCACGCCCGTCACGCGCATCCAGGTGCTCGGCGTCCTCGTGACCTCCCTGGGCGTGGTCGTCGCGGCGACGCACGGCGACCTCGCGGTGCTGCGCACCTTCGCGTTCAACCGGGGCGACCTGCTCCTGCTCCTCGCCTGCCTGCTCTACGGCGGCTACACGGTCGCGCTGCGGGCGCGGCCGGCCGTGTCGGGGGCGACCTTCTTCGCCGCGCTGGCCCTCGCCGCCCTGCTCACCTCGTTGCCGCTCCTCCTCGCCGAGTGGGTGGCCGGGCGCCTGATCTGGCCGAGCGCCGCGGGCTGGGCGATCATCGCCTTCGTCGGGCTGGGGCCGTCGCTGATCTCGCAGCTCTTCTTCATGCGCGGCGTCGAGCTGATCGGGCCGAACCGGGCGGGCATCTTCGTGAACCTCGTCCCGGTCTTCGGGGCGGCGCTGGCCGTCACCGTGGCCGGGGAGCCGTTCCGGCTCGACAACGCCGTCGCCCTCGCCCTCGTCCTCGGCGGCATCGTCATCGCCGAGCGGCTGGGGCGCGGCCGCGGGGCGTGA
- the pepT gene encoding peptidase T: MSIRAQLVERFFRYVAVPSQSDAAAATLPSTPGQRDLAALLAAELREIGLARVTLDDAAIVTALKPGTRPGAPRIGFVAHLDTVDVGLSPVIRPQVLRFDGRDLCLNAERDIWLRAAEHPEILPWRGQDVIVGDGTSVLGADNKAAIAVMMTLLATLGPADAHGDILVAFVPDEEIGLRGAKALDLARFACDFAYTIDCCEVGEVVLETFNAANGEVVFTGVSAHPMAAKGVMVNPLLMSQDFIAQFDRAETPERTAGREGYYWFSGMVANDSEARLQVRIRDFDRDAFAARKARVEREAARVAARYPTGRVACRLDDVYGNIRDSLGDDRRAVDLLFSALAALEITPKLIPMRGGTDGSALSARGVPTPNFFTGACNFHSRFEFLPVPAFEASFKVARTICRLAAA, encoded by the coding sequence ATGAGCATTCGCGCGCAGCTGGTCGAGCGGTTCTTCCGCTATGTCGCGGTTCCGAGCCAGAGCGACGCCGCCGCGGCGACGCTGCCGAGCACGCCGGGCCAGCGCGACCTCGCGGCCCTGCTGGCCGCGGAGCTGCGCGAGATCGGGCTCGCGCGGGTGACCCTCGACGACGCCGCCATCGTGACGGCGCTGAAGCCCGGCACCCGGCCGGGCGCCCCGCGGATCGGCTTCGTCGCGCATCTCGACACGGTCGATGTCGGGCTCTCCCCGGTGATCCGCCCGCAGGTGCTGCGCTTCGACGGCCGCGACCTCTGCCTGAATGCCGAGCGGGACATCTGGCTGCGCGCCGCGGAGCACCCGGAGATCCTGCCCTGGCGGGGCCAGGACGTGATCGTCGGCGACGGCACCAGCGTGCTGGGGGCCGACAACAAGGCCGCCATCGCGGTGATGATGACGCTGCTGGCGACGCTGGGCCCGGCGGACGCGCACGGCGACATCCTCGTCGCCTTCGTGCCCGACGAGGAGATCGGGCTGCGCGGCGCCAAGGCCCTCGACCTCGCGCGGTTCGCCTGCGATTTCGCCTACACGATCGATTGCTGCGAGGTGGGCGAGGTCGTGCTGGAGACCTTCAACGCCGCCAACGGCGAGGTCGTGTTCACCGGGGTCAGCGCCCACCCGATGGCGGCCAAGGGCGTGATGGTCAACCCGCTGCTGATGTCGCAGGACTTCATCGCGCAGTTCGACCGGGCAGAGACGCCCGAGCGCACCGCGGGCCGCGAGGGCTATTACTGGTTCAGCGGGATGGTGGCGAACGACAGCGAGGCGCGGCTCCAGGTCCGGATCCGGGACTTCGACCGGGACGCCTTCGCGGCCCGCAAGGCGCGGGTGGAGCGGGAGGCCGCCCGCGTCGCCGCCCGCTACCCGACCGGCCGCGTGGCCTGCCGCCTGGACGACGTGTACGGCAACATCCGGGACTCGCTCGGGGACGACCGGCGGGCGGTGGACCTGCTGTTCTCCGCGCTGGCGGCGCTGGAGATCACCCCGAAGCTGATCCCGATGCGCGGCGGCACCGACGGGTCGGCCCTCTCGGCGCGGGGCGTGCCGACGCCGAACTTCTTCACCGGCGCCTGCAATTTCCACTCGCGGTTCGAGTTCCTGCCGGTTCCCGCCTTCGAGGCCTCCTTCAAGGTCGCGCGCACGATCTGCCGGCTCGCGGCCGCCTGA
- a CDS encoding adenylate/guanylate cyclase domain-containing protein has protein sequence MPSSRPGFWIAAPALGALAGLAYAALSGTGPLSEPALRGALIGSPILFYERGLLLAAWRDRVRRAATPLFAAATVATYVAMIVLGNAAAGTLLHHVFGLIPSARAAMMMSRTGFLYALAISVLIAFVFRVRDLIGPRVFANLLIGRYHRPISEERIFLFLDVSGSTRFAEERGDLAAQQYLGEIFSALALPVHRSRGSIDDYVGDMALVSWTLAQGSRDAACLRCVFDFAARLAADAASWESRFGQVPGFRAALHCGSVVTAEIGLERHKIAYFGDTLNTTSRLEALAKELGVTVLVSGDLLDRLGPLPPDLLAEDLGAHALRGRHEPLRVACVRARPA, from the coding sequence ATGCCCTCGTCCCGACCCGGCTTCTGGATCGCCGCGCCCGCGCTGGGGGCGCTGGCGGGCCTCGCCTACGCGGCCCTCTCGGGCACCGGCCCGCTCTCGGAGCCGGCGCTCCGGGGCGCCCTGATCGGGTCGCCGATCCTGTTCTACGAGCGCGGGCTGCTGCTCGCGGCCTGGCGCGACCGGGTCCGCCGGGCCGCCACGCCCCTCTTCGCCGCGGCCACGGTCGCGACCTACGTGGCGATGATCGTCCTCGGCAACGCGGCCGCCGGGACGCTGCTGCACCACGTCTTCGGCCTGATACCGAGCGCCCGCGCCGCCATGATGATGTCGCGGACCGGCTTCCTCTACGCGCTCGCGATCTCGGTGCTGATCGCCTTCGTGTTCCGCGTCCGCGACCTGATCGGCCCGCGGGTCTTCGCCAACCTGCTGATCGGCCGCTACCACCGGCCGATCAGCGAGGAGCGCATCTTCCTGTTCCTCGACGTGTCCGGCTCGACGCGCTTCGCCGAGGAGCGCGGCGACCTCGCGGCGCAGCAATATCTCGGCGAGATCTTCAGCGCGCTCGCCCTGCCGGTCCATCGCTCGCGCGGCTCGATCGACGACTATGTCGGGGACATGGCCCTGGTGAGCTGGACCCTGGCGCAGGGCAGCCGCGACGCCGCCTGCCTGCGCTGCGTCTTCGATTTCGCCGCCCGCCTCGCCGCGGACGCCGCCTCCTGGGAGTCGCGGTTCGGTCAGGTGCCGGGCTTCCGCGCGGCCCTGCATTGCGGCTCGGTCGTCACCGCCGAGATCGGCCTGGAGCGGCACAAGATCGCGTATTTCGGCGACACCCTGAACACGACGAGCCGCCTCGAGGCGCTCGCCAAGGAGCTCGGGGTCACGGTGCTGGTCTCCGGCGACCTGCTCGACCGGCTCGGCCCGCTCCCGCCCGACCTCCTGGCCGAGGATCTCGGCGCGCATGCCCTGCGCGGCCGCCACGAGCCGCTCCGGGTCGCCTGCGTGCGCGCCCGGCCGGCGTGA
- a CDS encoding FAD-dependent monooxygenase: protein MNPETADRVLIGGGGIAGLAVARALHRRGIPSLTLERRDEPAAAGLAINLPGNAVQALDALGLGEELRGLGQPLARREYRDAADRLIFRVDEEAFWGARARPRCLRRADLLRVLRRGLPEEAVRQGRGLAAVRQDPGGVAAVLSDGTAETGGLLVGADGVHSTVRRAVFGGAAPEAARLAGASWRFMIPNPGVEAWTLWSGGGGLFLLIPVDRDEAYGWVAVTGAAPAGDALGSVAPVFARFPRRVREALAAALARPSSLHHSPLEEVRAPRWHAGRVLLAGDAAHATAPVWAQGAALALEDALVLARVLDRPAAAWGEAGAAYERLRRPRVAHVQAMTDRMSRAARMPDLARRLLLPFLGPRSYRATYGPLRRPVTG from the coding sequence ATGAACCCTGAGACGGCGGACCGAGTCCTGATCGGCGGCGGCGGCATCGCGGGCCTCGCCGTCGCGCGGGCCCTGCACCGGCGCGGCATCCCCTCGCTCACCCTGGAGCGGCGGGACGAGCCGGCCGCGGCCGGGCTCGCCATCAACCTGCCGGGCAACGCGGTCCAGGCCCTGGACGCGCTCGGCCTCGGGGAGGAGCTGCGCGGTCTCGGCCAGCCCCTGGCGCGGCGCGAGTACCGCGACGCGGCGGACCGCCTGATCTTCCGCGTCGACGAGGAGGCGTTCTGGGGCGCGCGGGCGCGGCCCCGCTGCCTGCGGCGCGCCGACCTCCTGCGCGTGCTGCGGCGCGGCCTGCCGGAGGAGGCGGTGCGGCAGGGGCGCGGCCTCGCGGCGGTCCGGCAGGATCCGGGCGGCGTCGCGGCGGTGCTGAGCGACGGCACGGCCGAGACGGGCGGCCTCCTGGTCGGGGCGGACGGCGTGCACTCGACCGTCCGCCGCGCCGTGTTCGGGGGCGCGGCCCCCGAGGCGGCGCGACTCGCCGGGGCGAGCTGGCGCTTCATGATCCCCAATCCGGGGGTCGAGGCCTGGACGCTCTGGAGCGGAGGCGGCGGCCTCTTCCTGCTCATCCCGGTCGACCGGGACGAGGCCTACGGCTGGGTCGCGGTGACCGGCGCCGCGCCGGCGGGCGACGCCCTCGGATCCGTCGCGCCCGTCTTCGCCCGCTTTCCCCGGCGGGTGCGCGAGGCGCTCGCGGCCGCGCTCGCGCGGCCGTCCTCCCTCCATCACTCGCCGCTGGAGGAGGTGCGCGCGCCGCGCTGGCACGCCGGCCGGGTGCTGCTGGCGGGGGATGCGGCGCACGCGACCGCGCCGGTCTGGGCGCAGGGGGCCGCCCTCGCCCTGGAGGACGCGCTGGTCCTGGCGCGGGTGCTGGACCGCCCGGCGGCGGCGTGGGGCGAGGCCGGCGCCGCCTACGAGCGGCTGCGGCGCCCCCGCGTGGCCCACGTGCAGGCCATGACCGACCGGATGTCGCGCGCGGCCCGGATGCCGGACCTGGCGAGGCGCCTGCTCCTGCCCTTCCTCGGGCCGCGCAGCTACCGGGCGACCTATGGGCCCCTGCGCCGGCCGGTCACCGGCTGA
- the adh gene encoding aldehyde dehydrogenase produces MNKPEFLRGQTASPFAARYDNFIGGQWVAPAAGRYFENTSPLTGRLICEVARSDAQDIERALDAAHAAKDAWARTAPAERARILTRMADRMEDNLDLLALAETWDNGKPIRETTHADIPLAIDHFRYFAGCVRAQEGSLSEIDHDTVAYHFHEPLGVVGQIIPWNFPILMAVWKLAPALAAGNCVVLKPAEQTPASVLVLAEIIGDLLPAGVLNIVNGFGLEAGKPLASSPRIAKIAFTGETSTGRLIMQYASQNLIPVTLELGGKSPNIFFEDVMARDDAFLDKALEGFAMFALNQGEVCTCPSRALVQESIYERFIEKAVARVEAIRQGSPLDPATMIGAQASGEQLAKILSYIDIGRQEGAQLLTGGERAVLAGEFAEGFYLKPTVFRGHNRMRIFQEEIFGPVLSVTTFKDEAEALAIANDTLYGLGAGVWTRDGTRAYRFGREIQAGRVWTNCYHAYPAHAAFGGYKQSGIGRETHKMMLDHYQQTKNLLVSYSPKALGFF; encoded by the coding sequence ATGAACAAGCCGGAATTCCTGCGCGGCCAGACCGCCTCGCCGTTCGCGGCGCGCTACGACAACTTCATCGGCGGGCAGTGGGTGGCGCCGGCGGCGGGCCGCTACTTCGAGAACACGTCGCCGCTCACCGGGCGGCTGATCTGCGAGGTCGCCCGCTCCGACGCCCAGGACATCGAGCGCGCCCTCGACGCCGCCCACGCCGCCAAGGACGCCTGGGCCCGCACCGCCCCCGCCGAGCGCGCCCGCATCCTCACCAGGATGGCCGACCGCATGGAGGACAACCTCGACCTGCTGGCGCTGGCCGAGACCTGGGACAACGGCAAGCCGATCCGCGAGACCACCCACGCCGACATCCCGCTGGCCATCGACCATTTCCGCTACTTCGCCGGCTGCGTGCGCGCCCAGGAGGGCTCGCTCTCCGAGATCGACCACGACACCGTCGCCTACCACTTCCACGAGCCGCTCGGCGTGGTCGGCCAGATCATCCCGTGGAACTTCCCCATCCTGATGGCGGTCTGGAAGCTCGCCCCGGCCCTGGCGGCCGGCAACTGCGTGGTGCTCAAGCCCGCCGAGCAGACCCCGGCCTCGGTCCTGGTCCTGGCCGAGATCATCGGCGACCTGCTGCCGGCCGGCGTGCTCAACATCGTCAACGGCTTCGGCCTGGAGGCGGGCAAGCCGCTGGCCTCCTCGCCGCGCATCGCCAAGATCGCCTTCACGGGCGAGACCTCGACCGGGCGGCTGATCATGCAGTACGCCAGCCAGAACCTGATCCCGGTGACGCTGGAGCTGGGGGGCAAGTCGCCCAACATCTTCTTTGAGGACGTGATGGCGCGGGACGACGCGTTCCTGGACAAGGCGCTGGAGGGCTTCGCGATGTTCGCCCTCAACCAGGGCGAGGTCTGCACCTGCCCGAGCCGGGCGCTGGTGCAGGAATCGATCTACGAGCGCTTCATCGAGAAGGCGGTGGCGCGGGTGGAGGCGATCCGGCAGGGCTCGCCGCTCGACCCGGCCACGATGATCGGCGCCCAGGCCTCGGGCGAGCAGCTGGCCAAGATCCTGTCCTACATCGACATCGGCCGCCAGGAGGGGGCGCAGCTGCTGACCGGCGGCGAGCGGGCGGTGCTGGCGGGCGAGTTCGCCGAGGGCTTCTACTTGAAGCCGACGGTGTTCCGGGGCCACAACCGGATGCGGATCTTCCAGGAGGAGATCTTCGGGCCGGTGCTGTCGGTGACGACGTTCAAGGACGAGGCCGAGGCGCTGGCGATCGCCAACGACACGCTCTACGGGCTGGGCGCCGGGGTGTGGACGCGGGACGGGACGCGGGCCTACCGCTTCGGGCGGGAGATCCAGGCCGGCCGGGTGTGGACGAACTGCTACCACGCCTACCCGGCCCACGCGGCCTTCGGGGGCTACAAGCAGTCGGGCATCGGGCGCGAGACCCACAAGATGATGCTCGACCACTACCAGCAGACCAAGAACCTCCTGGTCAGCTACTCGCCCAAGGCCCTCGGCTTCTTCTGA
- a CDS encoding FIST signal transduction protein produces MRAHACGVQTAWTEADGAAQAAEAIAAALDRDEVGHLLVFFSAEYDAAALAEALRTRFPGIGVAGCTASGEICAAGGLERGLVAVAFPREGFRVVSTVLTGIDCLDGEATVAAMRGLRARLGQAAPVPLHRFALSLIDGRTHAEERVISAVAWGLDAIPLVGGSAGDALTFSRTALIHDGQAYRNAAVVAVVETTYPVEIFKIDNFEPTPVKFVVTETDAANRTVRELNAEPAAAEYARAVGLRPGELSPMTFATHPLVVRVGGDYFCRAIRRLNPDGSLGLFCAIDEGVVLTLARQRDLLASTEEALVDLDARLGGLDLVIGFECVLRRLDAEMHQIRHPISELYRKYGVVGFETFGEQYRSTHLNQTFTGIAIGRM; encoded by the coding sequence ATGCGGGCGCATGCCTGCGGCGTGCAGACGGCGTGGACCGAGGCGGACGGGGCCGCGCAGGCGGCCGAGGCCATCGCCGCCGCCCTCGACCGGGACGAGGTCGGCCACCTCCTGGTGTTCTTCTCCGCGGAATACGACGCCGCCGCCCTGGCCGAGGCGCTGCGGACCCGGTTTCCGGGCATCGGGGTCGCGGGCTGCACCGCCTCGGGAGAGATCTGCGCCGCGGGCGGCCTGGAGCGGGGTCTCGTCGCCGTCGCCTTCCCGCGCGAGGGCTTCCGCGTGGTCTCGACGGTCCTCACCGGCATCGATTGCCTCGACGGGGAGGCGACGGTCGCGGCGATGCGTGGGCTGCGCGCGCGGCTCGGCCAGGCCGCCCCCGTCCCGCTGCACCGCTTCGCCCTGTCGCTGATCGACGGCCGCACCCACGCGGAGGAGAGGGTCATCTCCGCGGTGGCCTGGGGCCTCGACGCCATCCCCCTGGTGGGCGGTTCGGCCGGCGACGCCCTGACCTTCTCGCGCACCGCGCTGATCCACGACGGGCAGGCGTACCGCAACGCCGCCGTGGTGGCGGTCGTGGAGACGACCTACCCGGTCGAGATCTTCAAGATCGACAATTTCGAGCCGACGCCGGTGAAGTTCGTGGTGACCGAGACCGACGCGGCCAACCGCACGGTGCGGGAGCTCAACGCCGAGCCGGCGGCCGCCGAGTACGCGCGCGCGGTCGGCCTGCGCCCGGGCGAGCTCTCGCCGATGACCTTCGCGACCCACCCGCTGGTGGTGCGGGTGGGGGGCGACTATTTCTGCCGCGCGATCCGCCGCCTCAACCCGGACGGCTCGCTCGGCCTGTTCTGCGCGATCGACGAGGGGGTGGTGCTGACCCTGGCGCGCCAGCGCGACCTCCTGGCCTCGACCGAGGAGGCTCTGGTCGACCTCGACGCGCGCCTGGGCGGCCTCGACCTCGTGATCGGCTTCGAGTGCGTGCTGCGCCGGCTCGACGCCGAGATGCACCAGATCCGACACCCGATCTCGGAACTCTATCGGAAGTACGGTGTGGTCGGCTTCGAGACGTTCGGGGAGCAGTACCGATCGACCCACCTCAACCAGACCTTCACGGGGATCGCGATCGGCCGGATGTGA
- a CDS encoding FAD:protein FMN transferase encodes MRPGRRRLLVGAAGALAGLGGAGLLALARARGLRTASRAGLAFGTTVSLTLAGPDAAALEAALAEGFAEIRAVERAASLFRADSALSRLNREGRLDGADPHLLALARFALDLAAASAGAFDPTVQPLWQAWAEAAARGARPTPAALARAGALVDWREVRIDGHSLRLLRPGAALTLNGIAQGYAADRVMAALARRGVRDALIDTGELGAAGHRADGSAWRLGIAHPRRARTLAATVAPFAGFAATSGDYATAFTPDFRHHHIVDPATRASPPDLASVTVLAPSGLLADGLSTAAMVLGETGARALLARYSGCSGHFIAKI; translated from the coding sequence GTGAGGCCGGGCCGGCGCCGCCTCCTCGTCGGCGCCGCCGGGGCCCTCGCGGGGCTCGGCGGGGCCGGCCTCCTCGCCCTCGCCCGGGCGCGGGGGCTGCGCACCGCGAGCCGGGCCGGGCTCGCCTTCGGGACCACCGTGTCTCTCACGCTCGCGGGGCCGGACGCGGCCGCCCTCGAGGCGGCCCTCGCCGAGGGCTTCGCGGAGATCCGGGCGGTGGAGCGCGCCGCGAGCCTGTTTCGCGCCGACAGCGCCCTGTCGCGGCTCAACCGGGAGGGCCGGCTCGACGGGGCCGACCCGCACCTGCTCGCGCTCGCGCGCTTCGCCCTCGACCTCGCGGCGGCGAGCGCGGGGGCCTTCGACCCGACCGTGCAGCCGCTCTGGCAGGCCTGGGCCGAGGCGGCGGCGCGCGGGGCGCGCCCGACCCCCGCCGCCCTCGCGCGGGCCGGCGCCCTCGTCGACTGGCGCGAGGTCCGGATCGACGGGCACAGCCTGCGCCTGCTCCGGCCGGGCGCGGCCCTGACGCTGAACGGGATCGCCCAGGGCTACGCCGCCGACCGGGTGATGGCGGCCCTGGCGCGCCGCGGCGTGCGGGACGCCCTCATCGACACGGGCGAGCTGGGCGCGGCCGGCCACCGGGCGGACGGGTCGGCGTGGCGGCTCGGGATCGCCCATCCGCGGCGCGCCCGCACCCTCGCGGCGACGGTCGCGCCCTTCGCGGGCTTCGCCGCGACCTCGGGCGACTACGCCACCGCCTTCACGCCGGATTTCCGCCACCACCACATCGTCGATCCGGCCACCCGCGCCTCGCCCCCCGACCTCGCCTCGGTCACCGTCCTGGCCCCGTCGGGATTGCTGGCGGACGGGCTGTCGACCGCCGCGATGGTCCTGGGCGAGACGGGGGCCCGGGCCCTGCTCGCCCGTTACTCCGGTTGTTCAGGACATTTCATTGCAAAGATCTGA
- a CDS encoding 4Fe-4S binding protein — protein sequence MRAARRAIRLLAPLLALWLPAAAGAGTLDRAGLERLFPPPLVVGERDDALPVWPILKQEAGRYDVFAYAYESADLAPIPGFGGTPPNLLVALAPDGSFRDVRVLSHREPVFLEGLGEGPLFAFVAQYGGMSARRPIRVGRANARANGAPPASTVDGVSMATASTRVINESLLAASLAVARAKLGFGAGQSAALRVEARPGPVESLTWDALLARGFVRRFAPTHRAVEAAFAGSGFEGPAPAAPDAPFAEIYLAYLNLPTIGRALLGEARHAALMAEIGPGAHAVLVLSAGAWSALGEDFVLGAIPERFGLGQRGLGVTARDLAIERRGAGPPGMPEGPWSILRIAPEAGFDPSAPWSLTLRITREKGQIFPERATREVAADYALPPDLFVREAPEEPATWTEPWRARAADLALIGAALALLVAVLARPRGLAARPRPFAAFRLAYLAFTLVVIGWVAQAQLSVVTLIGLVRAATVTGDLSFLLYDPPSLLLWGFALATLAVWGRGTFCGWLCPFGALQELAAAAARPLRLRPRVPGPAADRALRRLKHLLLAAILASAALSAPLADALAEAEPFKTAITLGFVRGAPFCAYAAALLLLNLFVYKGFCRYLCPLGAGLALLGRLRLLDWIPRRPECGSPCQLCRVRCRYGAIAPSGRIDYAECFQCMDCVTIIQDPRQCVPAILARKHPARKYPGHKHPARPRPAPAETA from the coding sequence GTGAGGGCGGCGCGGCGCGCCATCCGCCTCCTCGCCCCGCTGCTCGCCCTCTGGCTCCCCGCCGCGGCCGGGGCCGGCACCCTCGACCGGGCCGGGCTGGAGCGGCTCTTCCCCCCTCCCCTCGTGGTCGGCGAGCGCGACGACGCCCTGCCGGTCTGGCCGATCCTCAAGCAGGAGGCGGGCCGCTACGACGTCTTCGCCTACGCGTACGAATCGGCCGACCTCGCGCCGATCCCGGGCTTCGGCGGCACGCCGCCGAACCTGCTGGTCGCGCTGGCGCCCGACGGCAGCTTCCGGGACGTGCGGGTGCTCTCGCACCGCGAGCCGGTCTTCCTGGAAGGGCTCGGCGAGGGGCCGCTCTTCGCCTTCGTCGCGCAATATGGGGGGATGTCGGCCCGGCGGCCGATCCGGGTCGGGCGCGCCAACGCGCGGGCCAACGGCGCCCCGCCCGCCTCCACGGTGGACGGGGTGTCGATGGCGACCGCCTCGACCCGGGTCATCAACGAATCGCTGCTCGCCGCCTCCCTCGCCGTGGCGCGCGCCAAGCTCGGCTTCGGCGCCGGCCAGAGCGCGGCCCTGCGCGTCGAGGCGCGGCCCGGCCCCGTCGAGAGCCTGACCTGGGACGCGCTCCTCGCCCGCGGCTTCGTGCGGCGCTTCGCGCCCACGCACCGGGCCGTCGAGGCGGCCTTCGCGGGATCGGGCTTCGAGGGCCCGGCGCCGGCCGCGCCCGACGCGCCCTTCGCGGAGATCTACCTCGCCTATCTCAACCTGCCGACCATCGGCCGCGCGCTGCTCGGCGAGGCGCGGCACGCGGCGCTGATGGCCGAGATCGGCCCCGGCGCCCACGCGGTCCTGGTCCTGTCGGCCGGGGCCTGGAGCGCGCTCGGCGAGGACTTCGTGCTCGGCGCGATCCCGGAGCGCTTCGGCCTCGGCCAGCGCGGGCTCGGGGTGACCGCCCGCGACCTCGCCATCGAGCGCCGCGGCGCCGGACCGCCCGGCATGCCGGAGGGGCCCTGGTCGATCCTGAGGATCGCCCCCGAGGCGGGCTTCGACCCCTCGGCGCCCTGGAGCCTGACCCTGCGGATCACCCGCGAGAAGGGCCAGATCTTCCCCGAGCGCGCGACCCGGGAGGTCGCCGCCGACTACGCCCTGCCGCCCGACCTCTTCGTCCGGGAGGCGCCGGAGGAACCCGCGACCTGGACCGAGCCGTGGCGAGCGCGGGCGGCGGACCTCGCGCTGATCGGCGCCGCCCTCGCCCTCCTGGTCGCCGTGCTCGCGCGCCCGCGCGGCCTCGCGGCCCGTCCCCGGCCCTTCGCGGCCTTCCGCCTCGCCTACCTCGCCTTCACCCTCGTGGTGATCGGCTGGGTGGCGCAGGCGCAGCTCTCGGTCGTCACCCTGATCGGCCTCGTGCGCGCCGCGACGGTCACGGGCGACCTCAGCTTCCTCCTCTACGACCCGCCCTCGCTCCTCCTGTGGGGCTTCGCCCTGGCGACGCTCGCGGTCTGGGGCCGCGGCACCTTCTGCGGCTGGCTGTGCCCCTTCGGGGCGCTGCAGGAACTCGCGGCCGCCGCCGCCCGTCCCCTGCGCCTGCGCCCGCGCGTCCCGGGCCCCGCCGCGGACCGGGCGCTGCGCCGGCTCAAGCACCTCCTCCTCGCCGCCATCCTGGCGAGCGCCGCCCTCTCGGCCCCCCTGGCGGATGCCCTGGCCGAGGCCGAGCCGTTCAAGACCGCGATCACGCTCGGCTTCGTCCGGGGCGCGCCCTTCTGCGCCTACGCGGCCGCCCTCCTGCTCCTCAACCTCTTCGTCTACAAGGGTTTCTGCCGCTACCTGTGCCCGCTCGGCGCGGGCCTCGCGCTGCTCGGCCGCCTGCGGCTCCTCGACTGGATCCCGCGCCGGCCCGAATGCGGCAGCCCCTGCCAGCTCTGCCGCGTGCGCTGCCGCTACGGCGCCATCGCGCCGAGCGGCCGCATCGACTACGCGGAGTGCTTCCAGTGCATGGACTGCGTCACGATCATCCAGGATCCCCGGCAATGCGTGCCGGCGATCCTGGCGCGCAAGCATCCGGCCCGCAAGTACCCGGGCCACAAGCACCCGGCGCGGCCCCGGCCGGCCCCGGCCGAGACGGCGTGA